In a genomic window of Flavobacterium lipolyticum:
- a CDS encoding replication-associated recombination protein A, with amino-acid sequence MEAPLAERIRPQHLEDYISQSHLVGPNGSLTQQISKGIIPSLIFWGPPGTGKTTLAQIIAQESKRPFYILSAINSGVKDIRDVIEKAKQSGGLFTAKNPILFIDEIHRFSKSQQDSLLAAVEKGWITLVGATTENPSFEVIPALLSRCQVYVLNAFTKADLEALLHRALKTDMHLASKNITLKETEALLRLSGGDGRKLLNIFELVINASAGDEIIITNDRVFELVQQNTVLYDKSGEQHYDIVSAFIKSIRGSDPNGAVYWLARMIEGGEDVKFIARRMLILSSEDIGNANPTAFIMANNTFQAVTTIGYPESRIILSQCAIYLATSPKSNASYMAIGNAQQLVKQTGDLPVPIHLRNAPTKLMKELGYGDDYKYSHDYANNFAEQEFLPDALKETVLYNPGHNSRENSNREFLKNRWKDKYGY; translated from the coding sequence ATGGAAGCACCTTTAGCCGAGCGTATTCGCCCACAACACTTAGAAGATTATATCAGTCAGAGTCATTTGGTTGGCCCAAACGGATCTTTAACGCAGCAAATTTCGAAAGGAATAATTCCGTCGTTGATCTTTTGGGGCCCTCCCGGAACAGGAAAAACCACCTTAGCGCAAATCATTGCGCAGGAATCCAAGCGTCCGTTTTATATCCTGAGCGCCATCAATTCAGGTGTGAAAGATATTCGTGATGTGATCGAAAAAGCCAAACAAAGCGGTGGATTATTTACGGCTAAAAATCCCATTCTGTTTATTGATGAGATCCATCGTTTTAGTAAGTCACAGCAAGATTCCCTTTTGGCCGCTGTCGAAAAAGGCTGGATTACATTGGTTGGTGCGACGACCGAGAACCCAAGTTTTGAAGTCATTCCTGCATTATTGTCACGTTGCCAGGTCTATGTCCTAAATGCTTTCACAAAAGCCGATTTAGAAGCTTTATTGCATCGGGCGCTAAAAACGGATATGCATCTGGCTTCAAAAAATATCACTTTAAAAGAAACAGAAGCTTTACTGCGACTTTCAGGGGGTGACGGGCGAAAACTCCTTAATATTTTTGAACTTGTGATCAACGCTTCTGCCGGAGATGAAATTATTATCACCAACGATCGTGTTTTTGAATTGGTGCAACAAAACACAGTACTATATGACAAAAGTGGCGAACAGCACTATGATATCGTTTCTGCTTTTATAAAATCCATTCGTGGAAGTGATCCTAATGGAGCTGTTTACTGGCTGGCCAGAATGATTGAAGGTGGTGAAGATGTGAAATTTATTGCCCGCAGAATGCTTATTCTTTCGAGTGAAGATATTGGAAACGCCAATCCGACCGCATTTATTATGGCCAATAATACCTTTCAGGCCGTAACTACAATTGGATATCCGGAAAGCAGAATTATACTGAGTCAATGCGCTATTTATCTGGCAACTTCTCCTAAAAGTAACGCCTCGTATATGGCGATTGGCAATGCTCAGCAATTAGTAAAACAAACCGGGGATCTACCTGTTCCTATTCATTTACGAAATGCTCCCACCAAGCTTATGAAAGAACTGGGTTATGGTGATGATTATAAATACTCGCACGATTATGCCAATAATTTTGCTGAGCAGGAATTTCTACCAGATGCCCTAAAAGAAACGGTTCTTTATAATCCGGGGCACAATTCAAGAGAGAACAGCAACCGCGAATTTTTAAAGAACCGTTGGAAAGATAAATACGGTTATTAA
- a CDS encoding rhomboid family intramembrane serine protease, whose product MNDNHFKFTTAVIGLPVFFVLFLWIVYWVQIRFDFDFYQYGVYPRDLSGLQGVLLSPFIHENLSHLYNNSIPLLVLLAALQFFYPKQSFAVIGYGILFSGLITWIIGRENFHIGASGLIYVLVSFIFFKGIQTGYYRLVALSLSVILLYGGMIWYVFPEVDKTISWEGHLAGFITGFVMSLLYKTPEYAKPIIYEWQKPDFNPNEDAFMKHFDENGNFVNTEIVEEEPEELMTYFNSDVSVNYIMTKPETKQDR is encoded by the coding sequence ATGAACGACAACCATTTTAAATTTACGACTGCAGTTATTGGTCTTCCGGTATTTTTTGTTCTTTTTTTATGGATCGTGTACTGGGTTCAGATACGCTTTGATTTCGACTTTTATCAATATGGAGTCTATCCAAGAGATCTGTCAGGTTTGCAGGGTGTTTTGCTCAGTCCTTTTATTCATGAAAATTTAAGCCATTTATACAATAACTCTATTCCTCTTTTGGTATTATTGGCGGCGCTGCAATTTTTCTATCCTAAACAATCCTTTGCAGTGATTGGTTATGGCATTTTGTTTTCAGGACTAATTACCTGGATTATTGGTCGTGAAAATTTTCATATTGGTGCCAGCGGATTGATTTACGTCTTAGTCAGTTTTATTTTTTTTAAAGGAATCCAAACTGGCTATTATCGTTTAGTGGCGCTCTCATTATCTGTTATCTTATTGTACGGTGGAATGATTTGGTATGTCTTTCCGGAGGTGGATAAAACTATTTCCTGGGAAGGACATTTGGCAGGTTTCATCACTGGATTTGTTATGTCTTTACTTTACAAAACCCCTGAGTATGCAAAACCTATTATTTATGAATGGCAAAAACCGGATTTTAATCCCAATGAAGATGCTTTTATGAAGCATTTTGATGAGAATGGAAATTTCGTAAATACGGAGATCGTTGAGGAAGAACCGGAGGAATTAATGACTTATTTTAATTCAGATGTTTCGGTTAATTATATTATGACTAAGCCTGAGACAAAGCAGGATAGGTAA
- a CDS encoding SusC/RagA family TonB-linked outer membrane protein, translating into MKLKFNGLLVLLLVLVAQLTFAQERAVSGTVSDNTGMPLPGVSVLIKGTKTGTQTDFDGKYSIKASSNQVLVFSYIGMKSQELAATSTSINIKLADNSVELESVVVTALGIKKADKAIGYATTKVSGNDLNKGNSQNLVNGLSGKVSGLQVTASGGAPGQASRLVIRGGNKSITGNNEPLYVIDGIPMSNANDGNENVVTGFNSPNRAADINPNDIATVTVLKGAAGAVLYGNRGSNGVILITTKTGSDKAGKPVIEFTSSVGVDNALVLPDFQTEYAQGANGVYQEGGSRSFGPRITGQTVTSPAAGAALGLGPQQIQLKVFDPRKQFLQTGVTYNNNISLSNSTDAYDMFVSIGQSKQTSIVPNQGYQKFNGRFNSNYKFSSKFTAGVNLSYNASKGDLAYAGQDGSNPFFALFHAPVSWDLKGYGYQRPNGTQINFRGGAFDNPYWTANKNSARTDSQRYITGLNFAFDVAKDFKISYRLGNDYLADKRILFKDINTGGNPLGNLTYDNVTRQETTSTLAATFKRDITEKFKAILTAGQDYNNRTFEQSQTIGTELILPGIINTNNIKTFSPAYLYNSRRTLFGVFGDLSLSYNDYLFLNVVARNEWSSTLPKDNRSFFYPGVSASVIFTDAFKIESDILTYGKLRVGVSKTGRDADPYLTQPAYRKAIFGDGFTPGVEFPFNNLAGYTIQNTISNPNLTPEFTTEYEVGVELKLFKDRIGIDASYFRNVNTDGIIPLDISPAAGANATIINSGQTSSKGFELMLRTTPIQTKDFRWDVSFNFSRIRSHVDETYPGVDRIYLGGFSGNPAIFAVKGERLGTIIGTGYERDANGKVLVDDNGIPSVLDGQILGHTEADWTGGLSTAINYKNIYFTALADIRQGGYLYSGTGELLDFYGVSEQTLTRNDDYIFPGVNATTGAPNNVVVKRDANWYGLGAYPNEQYVYENNWVKLREVTLGYTFKLKDKYIRSLDLGVYGRNLFIWTDVPHIDPESSSFGTGNAQGVSRFAFPTTRTFGFNLKAQF; encoded by the coding sequence ATGAAACTAAAGTTCAATGGACTCCTAGTACTTTTATTAGTACTAGTAGCGCAACTTACTTTTGCGCAAGAAAGAGCTGTTTCTGGAACAGTTTCTGACAATACAGGAATGCCTTTACCAGGTGTTAGTGTATTGATTAAAGGAACAAAAACAGGAACACAAACAGACTTTGATGGTAAATACTCTATCAAAGCTTCTTCAAACCAGGTTTTGGTATTTAGCTACATTGGGATGAAATCTCAGGAACTAGCTGCTACTTCAACTTCTATTAACATAAAGTTGGCCGATAATTCGGTGGAACTTGAAAGTGTTGTAGTAACAGCGTTAGGTATAAAAAAAGCAGATAAAGCTATTGGTTACGCCACAACAAAGGTATCCGGAAATGACCTTAATAAAGGAAACAGTCAAAACCTTGTAAATGGTCTTAGCGGAAAAGTTTCTGGTCTACAAGTAACTGCTTCAGGAGGTGCTCCAGGTCAGGCAAGTAGATTAGTAATCAGAGGAGGAAACAAATCAATAACAGGAAACAATGAACCTCTTTATGTTATTGACGGAATCCCAATGAGTAATGCCAACGACGGTAACGAAAATGTTGTAACAGGATTTAACAGCCCCAACAGAGCAGCCGATATCAACCCAAATGATATTGCAACTGTAACAGTACTTAAAGGTGCTGCCGGAGCCGTATTATATGGAAATCGTGGTTCGAATGGTGTTATCTTAATTACCACAAAAACAGGTTCTGATAAAGCAGGAAAACCTGTTATCGAATTCACTAGTTCTGTAGGTGTGGATAACGCTCTTGTTTTACCTGATTTTCAAACTGAATATGCACAGGGAGCGAATGGTGTATACCAAGAAGGAGGATCTAGATCTTTTGGACCTAGAATTACAGGACAAACTGTGACAAGTCCTGCTGCAGGTGCTGCATTAGGATTAGGCCCACAACAAATTCAGTTAAAAGTATTTGATCCAAGAAAACAATTTCTTCAAACGGGAGTAACCTACAACAATAACATATCTCTTTCAAATTCAACAGATGCCTACGATATGTTTGTATCTATCGGACAATCAAAACAAACTTCTATTGTTCCTAATCAGGGATACCAAAAATTCAATGGTCGTTTTAACAGTAACTATAAATTCAGTAGTAAATTTACTGCCGGAGTTAACCTAAGCTACAATGCTTCTAAAGGAGATCTTGCCTATGCAGGACAAGACGGATCAAATCCATTTTTCGCCTTATTCCACGCTCCTGTTTCATGGGATTTAAAAGGCTACGGATATCAAAGACCGAACGGAACACAAATTAACTTCCGTGGAGGAGCCTTTGACAACCCATACTGGACTGCTAACAAAAACTCAGCACGTACGGATAGCCAAAGATATATTACAGGTTTAAACTTCGCCTTTGACGTAGCTAAAGATTTCAAAATATCTTATCGTCTTGGTAATGACTATTTAGCCGACAAAAGAATTCTCTTTAAAGACATTAACACTGGAGGTAATCCATTAGGAAACTTGACTTACGATAATGTTACTCGTCAAGAAACAACTTCTACATTAGCTGCTACATTCAAGAGAGATATTACGGAGAAATTCAAAGCCATTTTAACAGCCGGGCAAGATTACAATAATAGAACTTTTGAACAATCACAAACTATTGGTACTGAACTAATACTTCCTGGAATTATCAATACAAACAATATCAAGACATTCTCTCCTGCCTATTTATACAATTCAAGAAGAACCTTGTTTGGAGTATTTGGTGACCTGTCTCTTAGCTACAACGACTATCTTTTCTTAAATGTAGTTGCCAGAAACGAATGGAGCTCAACATTACCTAAAGACAATAGAAGTTTCTTCTACCCTGGAGTAAGTGCTTCTGTTATCTTCACTGATGCATTCAAAATCGAATCTGACATACTTACTTACGGTAAACTACGTGTAGGTGTTTCGAAGACAGGTAGAGATGCTGATCCATATTTAACACAACCTGCTTACAGAAAAGCAATATTTGGAGATGGTTTCACACCAGGTGTAGAATTCCCATTTAATAACCTTGCCGGATATACCATCCAAAATACAATTAGTAATCCAAACTTAACCCCTGAATTCACAACAGAATACGAAGTGGGTGTTGAATTAAAATTATTCAAAGACAGAATAGGTATTGACGCATCCTACTTTAGAAACGTAAATACTGATGGTATTATCCCGTTAGACATTTCTCCTGCAGCAGGTGCTAATGCAACAATCATCAATAGTGGACAAACTAGCTCGAAAGGTTTTGAACTTATGTTAAGAACAACACCTATTCAAACAAAAGATTTCAGATGGGATGTGTCCTTCAACTTCAGTAGAATTAGATCACATGTTGACGAAACTTATCCAGGTGTAGATAGAATTTATCTTGGTGGATTTAGTGGAAACCCAGCTATTTTTGCTGTAAAAGGTGAAAGATTAGGAACAATAATCGGAACCGGATACGAAAGAGACGCAAACGGAAAGGTATTAGTAGACGACAATGGTATTCCTTCTGTATTAGACGGACAAATTCTTGGCCATACTGAAGCCGATTGGACTGGAGGTCTAAGTACAGCTATTAACTACAAAAACATTTACTTCACAGCACTTGCCGACATAAGACAAGGTGGTTACTTATACAGTGGAACTGGTGAATTATTAGATTTTTATGGTGTTAGTGAGCAAACCTTAACACGTAATGACGACTATATTTTCCCTGGAGTAAATGCTACCACAGGAGCTCCAAATAATGTTGTGGTGAAACGTGATGCAAACTGGTATGGATTAGGCGCTTATCCTAATGAACAATATGTTTATGAAAACAATTGGGTTAAACTAAGAGAAGTTACTCTTGGATACACTTTCAAGTTAAAAGATAAATATATTCGTTCTTTGGATTTGGGAGTATATGGACGTAATTTATTTATCTGGACAGATGTTCCTCATATCGATCCGGAATCAAGCTCATTTGGAACTGGTAATGCACAAGGTGTGTCCAGATTTGCATTCCCAACTACAAGAACTTTTGGTTTCAACCTAAAAGCGCAATTCTAA
- a CDS encoding YjjG family noncanonical pyrimidine nucleotidase yields MNTTITDVFFDLDHTLWDFDKNSEMAFDRIFKSKYPEIKTEDFIEKYAPINQECWKLYQNDKITHLELRYNRLKFSFDALNYTMSDESINEIANDYIEFLTDNNHLFEGAIEVLEYLKPKYKLHIITNGFANVQDKKINNAALSGYFETITNSELAGVKKPNSIIFDYALSAAKASKENSVMIGDCLEADVNGALNAGIDAIFFNEKRIEAPQNIKQVNHLLELKKYL; encoded by the coding sequence ATGAATACCACTATTACCGATGTCTTTTTTGATTTAGATCATACACTTTGGGATTTTGACAAAAATTCTGAAATGGCTTTTGATCGAATTTTTAAAAGTAAATATCCCGAAATTAAAACAGAAGATTTTATCGAGAAATATGCTCCAATCAATCAGGAGTGTTGGAAATTATACCAGAATGATAAAATAACACATTTGGAACTCCGTTACAATAGATTAAAGTTTTCATTCGATGCTTTAAATTACACCATGTCAGATGAAAGTATCAATGAGATTGCCAATGATTATATTGAATTTTTAACCGACAACAATCATCTTTTCGAAGGAGCAATTGAAGTTTTGGAATATTTAAAGCCTAAGTACAAGTTGCATATTATTACTAATGGTTTTGCAAATGTTCAGGATAAAAAAATAAATAATGCGGCGCTTTCGGGTTATTTTGAAACCATTACAAATTCTGAGTTGGCTGGTGTGAAGAAACCAAATAGTATTATCTTTGATTATGCACTTAGTGCTGCCAAAGCTTCAAAAGAAAACAGTGTCATGATAGGAGATTGCCTGGAAGCTGATGTCAACGGGGCCTTAAATGCAGGTATTGATGCTATTTTCTTTAATGAAAAAAGAATCGAAGCTCCGCAAAATATTAAACAAGTAAACCATTTATTAGAACTAAAAAAATATTTATAA
- the rlmB gene encoding 23S rRNA (guanosine(2251)-2'-O)-methyltransferase RlmB, producing MEKEHQIFGIRAIIEAIQAGKEVDKVFIQKEISGELMKDLMKVMKRANINFSYVPVEKLNRLTPNNHQGAVATISPIGFIELEHLVESTIESGSKPLFLILDQISDARNFGAIIRTAECTGVNGIIVQKAGSAPVNGDTVKTSAGAVFNVPICKVEHIKDAIFYLQGSGIKTVAATEKTDQNIYDVPLNEPVAIIMGSEDRGINPSVLKIVDEKAKLPMFGSIGSLNVSVACGAFLYEAVRQRS from the coding sequence ATGGAAAAAGAACATCAAATATTTGGAATTAGAGCCATTATAGAAGCCATTCAGGCAGGAAAAGAAGTGGATAAAGTATTTATTCAAAAAGAAATTTCCGGAGAATTAATGAAAGATTTAATGAAAGTGATGAAACGCGCTAACATTAATTTCTCTTATGTACCTGTAGAAAAACTTAATCGATTAACTCCAAATAATCATCAGGGAGCGGTAGCGACCATCTCCCCTATTGGTTTTATTGAACTGGAACATTTGGTTGAATCGACAATCGAATCCGGATCAAAACCTTTATTTTTAATACTGGATCAGATTTCAGATGCCAGAAATTTTGGTGCTATTATCAGAACTGCTGAATGTACCGGTGTAAATGGAATCATTGTACAAAAAGCGGGTTCTGCTCCAGTAAACGGAGACACGGTTAAAACTTCGGCAGGAGCGGTATTCAATGTTCCAATTTGCAAAGTTGAACATATCAAAGATGCCATTTTTTACCTTCAGGGGTCAGGTATCAAAACAGTGGCTGCTACCGAAAAAACAGACCAAAATATATACGACGTACCTTTAAATGAACCGGTAGCCATCATAATGGGGTCTGAAGACAGAGGTATAAATCCTTCTGTTCTGAAAATTGTTGATGAAAAAGCAAAATTACCTATGTTTGGATCCATTGGATCTTTGAATGTTTCTGTTGCCTGCGGTGCATTTTTATATGAAGCTGTTCGCCAAAGAAGTTAA
- a CDS encoding SusD/RagB family nutrient-binding outer membrane lipoprotein, with product MKKIDNKYFKRIFHIGLITLAAVFVSCENELDINNDPNNPTVVPFATLLSAAEVNLAYTLGGDGTRMPASIVQHYSGHRGQPLNYGQYNITSGDTDGLWASIYDILIDLRSIEDQTKITGDNIYLGASQILQVYTFSVATDLFGDIPYTQSLKGASNITPAYDKQEAIYTSLLTILDQAIVSVKSNTGAKPGTADLLYSGDATKWEAFGNSLKLRLLNHLSKRNPGQALAFLQTNPKLISTNTDNAKVVFGTTANNANPIYQFDVLSGRKDQAVCSTIVNNMKALNDPRLTLYFLPVKNNLAGLQGQYLGNLPGQDLDDAGENLFSRVGSAYASINSPVTLISAAEVEFVKAEVYFRANDLVNSKIAYDKAITNDFAAIGATGLATYTANPLVAYNNTLQRIMEQKWITMYQASYESFVDWRRTGFPVLTPPTTNRTNGVTPRRLPYPQKEINVNGASLAAGPGVPVPYVTFLTKVWWDN from the coding sequence ATGAAAAAAATTGACAACAAATATTTTAAGCGAATATTTCATATCGGCTTAATTACATTGGCGGCGGTATTTGTATCTTGTGAAAATGAGTTAGACATAAACAATGACCCAAACAATCCAACAGTAGTTCCATTTGCAACCTTATTATCAGCTGCAGAAGTTAATTTAGCTTATACTCTTGGTGGAGACGGAACAAGAATGCCTGCAAGTATTGTACAGCATTATTCCGGACATAGAGGACAGCCTTTAAATTACGGACAATACAATATCACCTCAGGTGATACTGATGGTTTATGGGCAAGCATCTATGACATATTAATCGACTTGAGATCAATTGAAGATCAAACTAAAATCACAGGGGACAATATTTACCTTGGAGCTTCTCAAATTCTTCAAGTTTACACTTTCAGCGTAGCAACAGATCTTTTTGGAGACATTCCTTATACCCAAAGTTTAAAGGGGGCATCAAATATTACTCCTGCTTACGACAAACAAGAAGCAATCTACACTTCTTTACTTACGATATTAGATCAGGCAATCGTAAGCGTGAAAAGCAATACTGGTGCCAAACCAGGAACTGCCGACTTATTATATAGTGGCGATGCTACAAAATGGGAAGCCTTTGGAAACTCTTTAAAACTAAGATTATTAAATCACCTTAGTAAAAGAAATCCAGGACAAGCGTTGGCATTTTTACAAACTAACCCAAAACTAATTAGCACAAATACAGACAATGCTAAAGTAGTGTTTGGAACTACTGCAAATAATGCAAATCCAATCTACCAATTTGATGTTTTATCGGGTAGAAAAGATCAGGCAGTATGTAGTACGATTGTCAACAATATGAAAGCACTAAATGATCCTAGACTAACCCTATACTTCTTACCTGTTAAAAACAACCTTGCAGGACTACAGGGGCAATACCTTGGTAACCTTCCAGGGCAGGATTTAGACGACGCAGGAGAGAATTTATTTTCACGCGTAGGATCAGCTTATGCTTCAATTAACTCTCCCGTTACTCTTATTAGTGCTGCAGAAGTAGAATTTGTTAAAGCCGAAGTTTATTTTAGAGCCAACGATTTGGTAAATTCGAAAATAGCTTATGACAAAGCTATAACAAATGACTTTGCTGCAATAGGAGCTACAGGTTTAGCAACTTACACTGCTAACCCATTAGTTGCTTACAACAATACATTGCAAAGAATTATGGAACAAAAATGGATCACGATGTATCAAGCTTCTTATGAATCTTTTGTAGACTGGAGAAGAACTGGATTCCCTGTTTTAACTCCCCCTACAACTAACCGTACTAACGGAGTTACTCCAAGAAGATTACCATATCCTCAAAAAGAAATTAATGTTAACGGTGCTTCTTTAGCTGCTGGTCCTGGTGTTCCCGTTCCTTATGTAACATTTTTAACAAAAGTATGGTGGGATAATTAA
- a CDS encoding DUF1287 domain-containing protein, with product MKILGAFPLFLLLLSCNQKESKTAVTESLSLDIAKTFPEKLSNAALLIIDPSTVYDPAYFSIPYPNGDIPSNKGVCTDVVIRSYRKLNIDLQKEVHEDMAANFSAYPSLQKWGLTSTDTNIDHRRVPNLAVFFERKGKELPVTQNANDYKTGEIVTWLINNKLDHIGIVTAKKSEDGKRNLIVHNIGNGQVLEDCLFQYKITGHYTYWK from the coding sequence ATGAAAATATTAGGTGCCTTTCCTCTCTTCCTTCTTCTGCTCTCCTGCAATCAAAAAGAGAGCAAAACTGCTGTAACAGAAAGCTTGTCGTTGGATATTGCAAAAACTTTTCCTGAAAAATTATCCAATGCAGCATTATTAATTATTGATCCCTCGACAGTTTACGACCCGGCTTACTTTTCAATACCTTATCCTAATGGGGATATCCCTTCAAACAAAGGAGTCTGCACCGATGTTGTAATTCGATCTTATCGAAAATTAAATATTGACTTACAGAAAGAAGTACATGAAGATATGGCGGCAAATTTCTCTGCTTATCCGTCTTTACAAAAATGGGGACTGACTTCTACCGACACTAATATAGACCATCGCAGAGTTCCTAATTTGGCCGTTTTCTTTGAAAGAAAAGGAAAAGAGCTTCCTGTAACTCAAAATGCAAATGATTATAAAACAGGTGAAATTGTTACCTGGCTGATTAATAACAAACTGGACCATATTGGAATTGTCACAGCTAAAAAATCAGAAGACGGAAAACGAAACTTAATTGTACACAACATTGGCAATGGACAAGTTCTTGAAGACTGTTTGTTTCAGTATAAAATTACCGGACATTATACCTATTGGAAATAA
- a CDS encoding UDP-N-acetylmuramate--L-alanine ligase, which yields MKTHFIAIGGSAMHNLALALHNKGYQVTGSDDAIFEPSKSRLEKKGILPAELGWFPEKITADIDAIILGMHAKADNPELLKAQELGLKIYSYPEFLYEQSKNKTRVVIGGSHGKTTITSMILHVMHYHNIEVDYMVGAQLEGFDTMVHLTEENDFMVLEGDEYLSSPIDRRPKFHLYQPNIALISGIAWDHINVFPTYENYVEQFEIFIGKITNGGILVYNENDSEVKRVAEAATNPIRKLAYSTPNYTVSDGVTLLETPEGDMPIEVFGAHNLNNLAGAKWICQNMGVDEADFYEAIASFKGASKRLEKIAEGKGKVAYKDFAHSPSKVAATTKAVKEQYPNRTLVACLELHTYSSLNAEFLKEYEGALEYADVAVVFYSPDAVKIKQLEEVTYEQIANSFNREDLIIYTNPAEFKEYLFNLNLENSALLLMSSGNYGGLNFDDVKGLIN from the coding sequence ATGAAAACACATTTCATCGCCATAGGCGGAAGCGCCATGCACAATTTAGCACTTGCATTGCACAATAAAGGATATCAGGTAACAGGAAGTGATGATGCTATTTTTGAACCTTCAAAATCAAGATTGGAAAAGAAAGGAATCTTACCGGCTGAACTGGGTTGGTTTCCTGAAAAAATCACTGCCGATATTGACGCCATAATCCTCGGAATGCATGCAAAAGCAGATAATCCGGAGTTGCTAAAAGCGCAGGAGTTAGGTTTGAAAATTTATTCTTATCCGGAATTTTTGTACGAGCAGTCGAAGAATAAAACTCGAGTGGTAATTGGAGGTTCTCATGGAAAAACAACCATCACTTCGATGATTTTGCATGTCATGCATTATCATAATATCGAAGTAGATTATATGGTTGGTGCGCAGTTAGAAGGTTTTGATACAATGGTGCATCTTACTGAAGAGAATGATTTCATGGTTTTGGAAGGGGATGAGTATTTGTCTTCTCCAATAGACAGACGCCCTAAATTTCACTTGTATCAGCCGAATATCGCTCTGATTTCCGGAATAGCCTGGGACCATATCAATGTGTTTCCAACCTATGAGAATTATGTTGAGCAATTTGAAATTTTTATTGGAAAAATTACAAATGGAGGGATTTTGGTGTACAACGAAAATGACTCGGAAGTAAAACGTGTGGCCGAAGCCGCTACGAATCCAATTCGCAAATTAGCCTATTCCACTCCGAATTATACGGTAAGTGATGGCGTAACTTTATTAGAAACTCCTGAAGGCGATATGCCAATTGAAGTTTTTGGGGCGCATAATCTGAACAATCTGGCTGGAGCCAAATGGATTTGTCAAAATATGGGCGTTGACGAAGCTGACTTTTACGAAGCAATTGCCAGTTTCAAAGGAGCTTCAAAACGATTGGAGAAAATTGCTGAAGGAAAAGGAAAAGTAGCGTACAAAGATTTCGCACACTCCCCAAGTAAAGTTGCTGCGACTACAAAAGCAGTAAAAGAGCAATATCCAAATAGAACCCTAGTTGCTTGTTTGGAATTGCATACCTATAGCAGTTTAAATGCAGAGTTTCTCAAAGAATATGAAGGAGCTCTTGAGTATGCAGATGTGGCGGTAGTATTCTATTCGCCTGATGCTGTAAAAATTAAACAGCTGGAAGAAGTGACCTATGAGCAAATTGCAAATTCTTTTAATCGCGAAGATTTGATTATTTATACAAATCCTGCTGAGTTCAAAGAATATCTGTTCAATTTGAATCTTGAAAATTCGGCATTATTGCTGATGAGTTCCGGAAATTACGGAGGGTTGAATTTTGATGATGTGAAAGGGCTGATTAATTAG
- the radC gene encoding RadC family protein, whose protein sequence is MRASLKVVKTTSETPDFVGTYFSIRDWSEEDRPREKLIRKGKEALSDAELIALLIRSGSRNESAVHLSRKILLSVDSLNALGKLSITQLLKYKGIGEAKAIAIIAALELGRRRRSEDAAQLAKITSSKTVFDIMQPLIGELPHEEFWVLFLNNSNKVISKSQVSKGGITGAVVDVRIVFKLALEIGATGLILCHNHPSGNLLPSDADKKVTKKIKLAGDSLDVKVLDHLIITEAKYYSFVDQGIL, encoded by the coding sequence ATGAGAGCAAGTTTAAAAGTTGTAAAAACAACAAGTGAAACCCCGGATTTTGTGGGAACTTATTTTTCTATAAGAGATTGGTCTGAAGAAGATCGTCCCCGCGAGAAGTTGATCCGTAAAGGGAAAGAAGCATTGAGTGATGCGGAGTTAATTGCTCTGTTAATTCGCTCAGGTAGTCGAAATGAATCGGCAGTACATCTGAGTCGAAAGATTCTATTAAGTGTTGATAGTCTCAATGCTTTAGGCAAACTATCGATTACACAGTTGCTAAAATACAAAGGAATAGGAGAGGCTAAGGCTATTGCAATTATTGCTGCTCTGGAGTTAGGACGAAGACGAAGATCGGAGGATGCCGCTCAGTTGGCTAAAATCACTTCCAGTAAAACGGTTTTTGATATTATGCAGCCTCTCATCGGAGAATTGCCACACGAAGAATTTTGGGTGCTTTTTCTGAATAATTCCAATAAAGTAATTTCTAAATCCCAAGTGAGTAAAGGTGGGATTACGGGAGCCGTTGTGGATGTGCGTATTGTTTTTAAACTGGCACTTGAAATTGGTGCTACAGGATTGATTTTGTGTCACAATCATCCGTCAGGAAATTTGCTACCCAGTGATGCCGATAAAAAGGTGACAAAAAAGATAAAATTAGCAGGGGATAGTTTAGATGTTAAAGTTTTGGATCATTTGATTATAACTGAAGCAAAATATTATAGTTTTGTAGATCAAGGAATTTTATAA